The window GGTGTGAGGAACGGTTGTCAGTCAGTTGAGACACTGATTGGGGCTGTTGTTGGTTACCCAGGGTTATTTGGCTTGGACACTCGGCTGCCCAGTGTCTGGTCTTTCCTCACACAAAACATTGGGAGATGGCGGGGGGCAGTGGGGACAGGACCAGGACCAGGTTGAAAAGTCAGTGAAGTATTGCAGGGATTCAACTGGTCATGATTCTGTCCTGACCTGGCTTTTGGGTTTTGCGCCTGCAGTTTTTTGAGTATGTTgccagatgctaccggtgtggtgctctgctctattcAACGTTGAGATCAGTCAGCTGCATGCGTgtgctccctctgtgtgctgtcccagctctgcgcagagaaCTGACCCAacagaccctgagagaacccccaatgaccacagactcttgtaaggtacgaaggcacccggccaggtttatttttgaagagaaacacagtctccagctccctgaaTCAGAGATCCAAGGTACTGCTAAGGTGCTGCTAGCTAGTACATCTGTGCTCCCTGGCAATGAACCGGCTCAGTCAATGGCAGGACTTTCTATTGCCCCTAGACCAGACAAAGACACCACCCCGGGGTGAATTCTTACACACAGGTACACATCAATCCCGATGTATTGGGATGCAACCGCTCTACGTAGCAAGATGTCACCTCTCACCtcgtacatgttggttcaaacaaaacaattctatccatcatattaccctttggccctgtcactgggatgggtcagcctgttccttgttatctgtgtggagtgtacgagTATACAAATGTTCTGATCTCTGGTGCCCAGTACCTGATAGATATGTctgtttgcagcatcagccctatccttgccagcttctgtgagcagggcctgcctctggctcacaattaactttgctttatgtgagcaaagtcttggccattactttagttcaggccttaggcctcataccaggcctttgataccaaggttttgatctcagggcctcctcttactacacctGAGACACCCACAATTATAGCCGCCTACGTTATCTTTTGCTGTTACCACAGCAACACGAGCAGTTTTGCTCGTTATCCCTTTGGCctgtctgactttgcattcagaGGCCTACATAAATATGGATTCATAATCAGAGCCTGGGTTCACTCCCAAATTAAGGGCTGTTTGCAGGTGGGAGTTAAAACCTTCCTTTAACATCTTTAAAAATGCCTGGTcagttttttttgggggtggggtctaCAATGTTTGCATGGCTGGAATACATCTCCCACTTTCTTTCCCAGTATTGAGAGGCCAGCTCGTCCTTGCTTTGTACGCAGCCCATGATCAGTTCCCAATTACTGGCTCTGTTCCCCAAGGCTTCTTGGACGGTTTCCTTAAACTGAGTGCAGGCACAGGTCATATCATTGTGAGATTCAAATTTAACAGAGGTCCAAACGCCGTTTTGCTGCCCTTCTGTAGGGATGTTGGCCCATGATAGATTGGAGCATTTAGCTTTTGTTAAGATATAAAGATCCCTGGGATGTAACGTATAGGTGGTAACCATCTGGCTTATTCTTTTACAGAATATTaaatttgggtctttgggctGTAGATCAGGGAGATCTTTTAGTAAAGCTCTCATTTCCTCTGTGCTGAGAGGAGTGTACTTTTAGGTATTATTATCCACTCCATTTCACCTGTCCCTGACCACCAAGTGAGGCCAAGGGAGCACTGCCACTTAATTTTGGGTTTAaacgggggcaggaggaggaggagggggccaaTTATCTTGATCTTCCCTCAAGTGTGCCAGGTTCCAATTTTGAATTTGTTTCTCAAGGTGtttccaattaatttcattttggtttttatcAGAATCACCGCTTGACTCAGGGTTAGTCAAATGACCCTTTTGTTGTATGCTAGCAACAATACGACATGCAGAAAAGGtgggttcttttgtttgttttgtttttttaagttttgctttTAGAGTCCTGTTTTCTGCTTCAAGCTCGCTCAGCTCACGGTTGCAATCTGCCTTTTGATTCAGTTCTGATATAAGAGCCTTTCGGAGTGTTTCCAACTCTTGTAATCCCTTTCATCTTGCAGCACATGATGATGCCTTTCCCTAAGCTTTCTCTTGCCTGACCAGAGTCCAGACCACCACAGCACACTATCTATCATACTCGTACCCTCATTCCTGCCTTCTTTTGCCATTatcttttcaatcttcccttgttTCCCTTTTATAAAATCAATGAGTTTCCCTCCCGTGGAGGGCATCACTGATGTTCCCCAGGGCCAGTCAATGACTCTGCCTTCTGTAGAGGGTGTCATTGGTGCACCCTGGGGCACGCCAACGGATACCTCCCCCGCCCCATGGAGGGTATTGTTGATGCTTTCTGGGGCAATTCATAAGACATTGTATCCCAGCTTTCTGAAACCCACTTACGCGATGCTTCAGGGGACACTGACTGAGCACACCCTTGTTCTCAGTTTACTACAGCACACACTCTGGGTGCTGAGTACCTGGCAGTGCAGTCTTCACCTCCAGCGATTCCTGCACCCTAACAACCACTGCAGCACACaccctggtgctcagtacctggcagcGCAGACTTCACCTCCAGCGATCCCTGCACCctaacaatcactgcagcacacaccctggtgctcagtacctggcagcGCAGACTTCACCTCCAgcgatccctgcaccccaacaaccTTGGCCACAAACACAGTTCTGTTCAGCCCACTTACCTGTGCTCCCTATATGTGATTCATATTAAAAAAGGGGTGTGGAGGGATGCCtcagggatttctagcctgtgtattgAAAACTGGGATACTGTTTGTAccataatatggagatatacctatctcctagaactggaagggaccccaaaaggtcatcaagtccatcccccggccttcactagcaggatcaagtactgattttgccccagttccctaggtggccccctcaaggattaaactcacaagccttcaggaccagatttcaaagagaaactgctgagcttcagttcatcagcaactttgacaccatcagctcaggattaaggaaagactgtgaatggctatcaactacaaaagcagtttctcttcccttggtgttcacacatCAACTGCTAGAAAaaggcctcatccttcctgactgaactaacctccttgtctctagcctgattcttgcttgcatatttatgcctgcctctggaaatttccactacatgcatccgacgaagtgggtattcacccacgaaagctcatgctccaatatgtctgttagtctataaagtgccacgggactctttgtcgctAGTATGATGgtagttactgatgagaattacTGATCTCTGATCGCTTAGTGGCAGCCCTGGGTACCTACAGAAATTGATTGTTTCTCCTCTTAGTCATCTTTCTCCAGAACTCTCTGTCTACTATCTATCCAGCCATCTGAGGTATTTACAGAGTCTCAGACCCTATGGAGAACTAGGCACTATCCTTAGTTTTTTTTTACTAATCAACtatgatttttaaatatacataaatgcacagagcagccaattcctctctgactcaacacagagccccagagatctcatctccctttgggaaggtcccttaattactgtttactcctaaacCTGGATAAAGAGCACAGAAGTGCAGACATAGAAAAAGTAAGATTGGCTAGAGTGTCTCCAGTGTCCAGCCTGTTTCCATTCATATGTCGCTTCTTTTCAAAAGACTGAGTGAACTGTCCTGGGATTacacagagctatattataaatAGTGCACACCCCTGTGTCAGCTTTTGGCATGAGCTGTTGCTGTAGATCCtggggtgagagaggtgtgggataCGGCTACCTGAGGGTgggattccgcaggggtctgttttgggacctgttctgttcaatatcttcatcaacgatttagatgttggcatagagagtacgcttattaagtttgcggacgataccaaactgggaaggattgcaattgctttggaggacagggtcaaaattcaaaatgatctggacaaattggagaaatggtctgaggtaaacaggatgaagttcaataaagataaatgcagagtgctccacttaggaaggaacaatcagtttcacacatacagaatgggaagagactgtctaggaaggagtatggcagaaagagatctaggggtcatagtagaccataagcttaatatgagtcaacagtgtgatactgttgcaaaaaaagcaaacgtgattctgggatgcattaacaggtgtgttgtaaacaagacacgagaagtcattcttccgctttactctgcgctggtcaggcctcagctggagtattgtgtccagttctgggcaccacatttcaagaaagatgtggagaaattggagagggtccagagaagagcaacaagaatgattaaaggtcttgagaacatgacttatgaaggaaggctgaaggaattgggtttgtttagtttggaaaagagaagactgagaggggacatgatagcagttttcaggtatctaaaagggtgtcatcaggaggagggagaaaacttgttcaccttagcctccaatgatagaacaagaagcaatgggcttaaactgcagcaagggagatttaggttggacattaggaaaaagttcctaactgtcaaggtagttaaacactggaatagattgcctagggaagttgtggaatctccatctctggagatatttaagagtaggttagataaatgtctattagggaagatctagacaatatttggtcctgccatgagggcaggggactggactcgatgacctcttgaggtcccttccagtcctggagtctatgagtctatgaggggaATTCCCAAGGAAGACACTTCCATCTAGCGATTCACAGGTAACCATCTTTTGCTGAGAAGCTCACCTGCTCGACAAGCCCAGTGCAATAACATATGCATGGTGGGATAGAGAATAAGTCTGTAGTCAGAACGCTAAGGTTTtcccatgccatgtgctgggtgGTTTGTGATTGGAACAAAGGCAGCACAGGCCGCAAGGCAAAAGGATTCTAAAAGgtagctgcatcatctccattttgtcttcaatcctgcttctgacctctggagggactttgctacaaattgAAGCTCTGACCAAAGGACtgaatcccagctgtggatgttccagagacttgatttgaacctgcagtttattccatcactgttacaagcctgaaccaagaacgttgccattactgtatgtaactgattccatttaaccaattttaactctcatctatatttctttcttttatgaataagcctttagattttaaaggattggcaacagtgtgatttgtgggtaagatctgatttgtatactgacctgagtctggggattggttctttAGATCAGgggaaaatctttttcttttcctagGGGATTGGTTTTCATAAATGGTCATTCCCATAATGAGCTGCCCTTGTGGTGATACTGAGAAAGTGGAGTGTCTAAAGGAATTGGTTTGTATTGCTAATGTTTAgcgtgatgttattgacataaactgtgactgtatagatcattgttgcaaccactgttatatatttgcagcaaatattgtacaaagtttgtcatgtgaggtgtcaataAAACATTATGATTTGccagttatgattatgctgtctgtatgtgtgtatcagttTGTAGTCtaagttatgaatactggctatgtacttgtatctcaaatggatTTGATTCTAAGTTGCACCAGTGAAGCATTtgctcagcttcttgagaaaggactattctcagtaagtgcccaaccAAGAAACAATGGACAATGGACTTTGTGAAACGCCAATCCACatgtgagctttcctgggaacgttcaaactaacatgtaaacaatggcatcagcCTGCAAACTGAGTTATtaatggacatgtgacttgcccatgtgactccagactccccGTTGCTGCTGTTATTTTCCATACTAAGACCAAAGGGAGGTCCTTCCATgggcagagaatataaaaggcctcgGATACCCCTccgtcttgtcttcaatcctgcttcttactactggaggaaccttgctgcaaactgaagctctgaacgaaggactgaatgacccatccaaatgGTGGTTGTACTCTAgatacttgatttgaacctgtagtTTATTCCATCATTGCTAGAAGCCTGAAACAAGAACTTTGCCAATATGCGTGTAATTGATTGCATTTAACTCATTCTAACATTCCTCtatatttctttccttttatgaatGAACATttggattttagattctaaaggattggtaacagcgtgatttgtgggtcagatctgatgtgtatattgacctgagtctggggcttgattctttggaatCGAGAGAACCGtattcttttattggggtgttggttttcataactattCATTCCCCGGACGAGCGGTGCTGGTGGTGATAAAGGGAGACTttagtgtctaaggaaattgcttgtgtgacttgtggctagccagtggggtaaaaccgaagtcttctttgtctggctggtttggtttaccttagaggtggaaaaatcccagcctagggctgtgactgctctgtttaagcaattggtcctgaattggcactctcagttgggtcccgccagaaccgcattgtcacagTCCCTTTATGAGAAAAGAGCCAGAGCAGCCTGTTCCGGATCTGTTTGGTTCTCATCCCATaaatgatggggtttagcatggGGGGAACCAGGAGGTATATGTTGGCCATGAGAATGTGAAAATGCAGGGGCACATTGTGGCCAAACCTGTGTGTGAGGTAGGAGAAGAGAGCTGGGACATAAAAGGATAAAatggcacagaggtgggagatacatgtcccaaaagtcttgagctgggcatcctttgtggggaggctgaatacagccctgaggatctggatatAGGACATGGCGATAAAAAACATATCCAGACCCATCCCAGAGACTGTCAAGAAGAGGCCATAGTAAATACTGACGCGAATGTCAGCGCAGGCTTGCTTCACGACGGCTATGTGCTCACAGTATGtgtgggggatgatgttggttctgcaatatggccactgtCTCGCCAGGAAGGGATAGGGAAGTATGATTATGCAGCCACGCAGCACCACAGCCAGGCCAATCATGGCCACCACAGGGTTTGTCAGGATAGTGGAATGTCTGAGGGGATCACaaatggccacatagcgatcaaaagccatggccacgaagatcccagactccatcgctgagaagcagtgaatgaagtacatctgggtgaggcagacaCTGAAATagatctccctggaattgaaccaaaAGATGCTCAATGTTTTGGGCAGGATGGACGTGGACAGGACCAGGTCGGTGAtgggcagcatgcagaggaaatagtacatgggcccatGCAGGCTTGGATCCCTCTTCACGATGAGCAGGATaatgaagttccccaagatggctatggcgtacatggtgcagaaggggatggagatccagatatgggccgtctccaggccagg of the Gopherus flavomarginatus isolate rGopFla2 chromosome 1, rGopFla2.mat.asm, whole genome shotgun sequence genome contains:
- the LOC127039081 gene encoding olfactory receptor 52E2-like is translated as TTDFINPSNFILLGIPGLETAHIWISIPFCTMYAIAILGNFIILLIVKRDPSLHGPMYYFLCMLPITDLVLSTSILPKTLSIFWFNSREIYFSVCLTQMYFIHCFSAMESGIFVAMAFDRYVAICDPLRHSTILTNPVVAMIGLAVVLRGCIIILPYPFLARQWPYCRTNIIPHTYCEHIAVVKQACADIRVSIYYGLFLTVSGMGLDMFFIAMSYIQILRAVFSLPTKDAQLKTFGTCISHLCAILSFYVPALFSYLTHRFGHNVPLHFHILMANIYLLVPPMLNPIIYGMRTKQIRNRLLWLFSHKGTV